One Rosa chinensis cultivar Old Blush chromosome 3, RchiOBHm-V2, whole genome shotgun sequence DNA window includes the following coding sequences:
- the LOC112192505 gene encoding uncharacterized protein LOC112192505 produces MEQVKQPGAKTYAIDPAMAESLITRLETEFLHLRQGDMTVLEYGRRFNSLYRFTPALMANERDKIHKFLQGLRDQLRVMLAATLFTDFSQVFLAAMKCEDRLLKCVQPLEAGSPSPSPSERATAILRSEALTGSRPDSFGSDSRQNYRRRERRRGKHKPRTKQSRSSVSGYSRGSTRLPIQRDRPQCQTCGKHHDGQCQVGSVVCFHCGQHGHYLRKCPQLAQGATSVPILPIQRDRPQCQTCGKHHDGQCQVGSVVCFHCGQHGHYLRKCPQLAQGATSVPI; encoded by the coding sequence ATGGAGCAAGTCAAACAACCCGGAGCTAAGACCTATGCCATCGATCCGGCTATGGCTGAAAGTTTGATCACCCGACTTGAGACTGAGTTTTTGCATTTGAGGCAGGGTGACATGACGGTGTTGGAATATGGGCGACGTTTCAATAGCTTGTATCGTTTTACGCCTGCCTTGATGGCTAATGAGAGGGATAAAATCCACAAATTCCTACAAGGACTACGCGATCAACTCCGTGTTATGTTAGCGGCTACCTTATTTACCGACTTCAGTCAAGTATTTTTGGCCGCCATGAAGTGCGAGGACAGACTTTTGAAATGTGTACAACCATTAGAGGCGGGTTCCCCTAGCCCGAGTCCATCTGAGAGGGCTACTGCTATTTTGAGGTCCGAGGCTTTGACCGGTAGTAGACCTGACAGTTTTGGGTCCGACTCACGACAGAATTACAGAAGACGTGAACGGAGGCGGGGCAAGCACAAGCCACGAACCAAACAGTCCAGGAGTAGTGTTAGCGGTTATAGTAGAGGTTCTACAAGACTTCCCATTCAGAGAGACCGTCCACAATGTCAGACGTGTGGCAAACACCATGATGGACAGTGCCAAGTAGGGAGTGTGGTATGTTTTCATTGTGGCCAACATGGTCACTACTTGAGGAAGTGCCCTCAACTGGCTCAGGGAGCTACTTCAGTGCCCATACTTCCCATTCAGAGAGACCGTCCACAATGTCAGACGTGTGGCAAACACCATGATGGACAGTGCCAAGTAGGGAGTGTGGTATGTTTTCATTGTGGCCAACATGGTCACTACTTGAGGAAGTGCCCTCAACTGGCTCAGGGAGCTACTTCAGTGCCCATCTGA
- the LOC112194691 gene encoding uncharacterized protein LOC112194691 has protein sequence MADKVRSDPLIKPKDIVKHFKHDYGFDIPYHMVYRGKEAANKMLHGSEAFGYSLLPWYIDTLKRTNPDSYCILDSLDNRFNRLFISYGACINGFKYCRPMLFLDGTFIKNKYKGMLLGACAKTRNKDVFRFAFAIVDTESKENWRWFLEHLAIILASDYQTIVFMTERGAGLLDGVKEVFPNAPHSYCIKHLKDNLNGRYPSSYGSTFKEHIVRLFTQAAYARTLDIFTEELEEFRKQSCGQGQSFLTNLPPKNYAIACFPAKRYGKMSNSLPESFNNMIKDERCMPLPQLLEDIRVKVMEMFCERKVQSSTWRSELCPKLEKKLLKRIETGRNWRVSQSTNDIFEVCTEDSTVMVNLVERECSCAWWQFRCFLCSQAVQVMQKVNRIPYRYIEDYWNTSFYRSAHDLPIFPVPDLDKPKS, from the exons ATGGCTGATAAAGTGAGATCCGATCCTTTGATTAAACCCAAGGATATTGTCAAGCATTTCAAGCATGATTATGGGTTTGATATTCCTTATCACATGGTATATAGGGGCAAAGAGGCTGCTAATAAGATGTTACATGGTAGTGAAGCATTTGGGTATTCTCTATTGCCTTGGTATATTGACACATTAAAGAGAACTAACCCCGATTCATATTGCATCCTTGACTCTCTTGATAATCGTTTTAATCGATTATTTATATCTTATGGGGCTTGCATAAACGGCTTCAAATATTGTCGACCTATGCTATTCCTTGATGGGACTTTtattaaaaacaagtataaaggGATGCTATTGGGTGCTTGTGCTAAAACAAGGAACAAAG atgttTTCCGATTTGCTTTTGCCATTGTTGATACTGAAAGTAAAGAGAATTGGAGGTGGTTCCTTGAACATTTGGCAATAATCTTGGCGAGTGACTACCAGACTATTGTATTCATGACAGAGCGTGGAGCTGGTCTTTTGGATGGTGTGAAAGAGGTGTTTCCAAATGCGCCCCACTCCTACTGTATCAAGCATCTAAAGGACAATTTGAATGGCAGGTATCCAAGTTCCTATGGTTCTACTTTTAAGGAACACATTGTGAGATTGTTTACACAAGCTGCATATGCTAGGACTTTAGATATCTTCACTGAAGAGTTGGAAGAATTTAGGAAGCAAAGTTGTGGACAGGGTCAGTCCTTTCTTACTAACTTGCCACCCAAAAACTATGCTATTGCTTGCTTCCCTGCCAAAAGATATGGCAAAATGAGTAATTCTTTGCCAGAGAGCTTCAACAACATGATCAAAGATGAGAGATGCATGCCGCTGCCTCAGTTGCTTGAAGACATTCGTGTGAAAGTTATGGAGATGTTTTGTGAAAGGAAGGTTCAATCTTCTACTTGGAGGAGTGAGCTATGTCCTAAGCTTGAGAAAAAGTTGTTGAAAAGGATAGAAACAGGGAGAAATTGGAGAGTTAGCCAgtctactaatgatatttttgaagttTGTACAGAGGATAGCACTGTCATGGTGAACTTGGTTGAGAGGGAGTGTTCTTGTGCTTGGTGGCAGTTTAGGTGCTTCTTATGTTCTCAAGCAGTTCAAGTAATGCAGAAGGTGAACCGTATCCCTTATCGTTACATTGAAGATTACTGGAATACCTCATTCTATAGAAGTGCTCATGATCTTCCTATTTTTCCAGTCCCGGATCTTGATAAGCCTAAATCTTGA